The genomic stretch AGCCCTTCGCAGTATTATTAGGCGACGATATTGTACAAGCTGAAAAACCTTGCTTAAAGCAAATGATTGAACAATATGATCGTTATACCTCATCCATTATAGGCGTACAGACCGTCTTACCCGATGAAGTATCACGATATGGCATCGTAGACGGTAGGGAAATCCACGACCGTCTCTTTAGTGTGAATAATTTGGTGGAGAAGCCTAAGAAGGAAGATGCTCCATCTAATATAGCGATTATGGGACGTTACATCTTAAGCCCGAAGATCTTCGAAATACTAGAAAATCAAAAGCCAGGCGCTGGTGGCGAAATCCAGCTGACGGATGCGATCGCCGAGCTAAACCGAACGGAAGCTGTTTATGCCTATGACTTTGAAGGAACTAGGTATGATGTGGGTGAGAAGATTGGGTTTATTAAGACGCAGCTGGAATTTGCTTTGCAGCGTGAAGATTTAAGGGATGAGCTTATGGAGTACCTTAAGCAGCTGCTTGCCAAGGATGCAATGGTTAAATTGTAATGATAAAGACTTAAAACGATAAATAGTTTGTAACGGAGGATGCCTTTCATGAAAAAGATTGCTGTTATAGGCACAGGCTATGTAGGGCTAGTATCAGGAACTTGTTTCTCTCATATAGGAAATAATGTAATGTGCTGCGATATAGATCAGCAAAAAATTAATAATTTAAAAAATGGAATGATTCCTATTTATGAGCCGGGACTTGAAGAACTGGTGAAGGAAAATATGGAGGCAGGCCGTCTGCAGTTCACAACGGATATAGCTACTGCTATACAAACGGCAGATATTATTTATATAGCAGTAGGAACGC from Paenibacillus sp. FSL H8-0548 encodes the following:
- the galU gene encoding UTP--glucose-1-phosphate uridylyltransferase GalU: MKVRKAIIPAAGLGTRFLPATKAMPKEMLPIVDKPTIQYIVEEAIESGIEDIIIVTGKGKRAIEDHFDNSFELEQSLFEKGKFELLSEVQKSSKMVDIHYIRQKEAKGLGQAIWCARKFIGNEPFAVLLGDDIVQAEKPCLKQMIEQYDRYTSSIIGVQTVLPDEVSRYGIVDGREIHDRLFSVNNLVEKPKKEDAPSNIAIMGRYILSPKIFEILENQKPGAGGEIQLTDAIAELNRTEAVYAYDFEGTRYDVGEKIGFIKTQLEFALQREDLRDELMEYLKQLLAKDAMVKL